From Thalassococcus sp. S3, one genomic window encodes:
- a CDS encoding pyridoxal-dependent decarboxylase codes for MNWDDFESWGKRLSTWGADYHRTKSDRPVRAQVEPGEMLAQLPESPPEDGQDMTAIMEDFERIVMPGLTHWQHPRFFAYFNSNAAPASVLAEYLASIIAPQCMLWQTSPAATEMETRMMDWLRQSLDLPSEFQGVIQDTASSATLAAVLTMREKALDWTGNSHGLSGQKRLRIYCSPEVHTSIDRAIWIAGIGQENLVRIPIAGDWRGMDPDALRAAIAADRAAGHLPAGLILSVGATGTGATDPIEACMDVAEAEGLYTHVDAAWAGSAMICPEFRHYWTGTHRANSIVFNPHKWLGVQFDCSAHFLRDPSTLVKTLAIQPEYLKTHGKDGIINYSEWSIALGRRFRALKIWFVLRTYGLEGLRTRLRDHIAWSRDLHDRLAAHPDFEIVTPPMWSLFTFRYAPHGGVPAGTGDALNQRLVDAINDDGRIYLTQTRVDGALVIRFQAGQFETTEEDVRMAYDVITEIAGALL; via the coding sequence ATGAATTGGGACGACTTCGAAAGCTGGGGCAAGAGGCTCTCCACTTGGGGTGCCGACTATCACCGCACCAAATCCGACCGCCCCGTGCGGGCTCAGGTGGAACCCGGAGAGATGCTGGCGCAATTGCCGGAAAGCCCGCCTGAAGACGGGCAGGATATGACCGCCATCATGGAGGATTTCGAGCGGATCGTGATGCCGGGTCTGACCCATTGGCAGCACCCCCGCTTTTTCGCCTATTTCAACTCCAACGCCGCGCCCGCATCGGTCCTTGCCGAATACCTCGCCTCCATCATCGCGCCGCAATGCATGCTCTGGCAGACCTCTCCGGCTGCCACAGAGATGGAGACGCGGATGATGGACTGGCTGCGCCAATCCCTTGATCTGCCAAGTGAATTTCAGGGCGTCATTCAGGACACCGCGTCGTCGGCCACCCTTGCCGCCGTGCTGACCATGCGGGAAAAGGCACTCGACTGGACGGGCAACAGCCATGGACTTTCCGGTCAGAAACGGCTGCGCATCTATTGCTCGCCCGAGGTCCACACCTCCATCGACCGTGCCATCTGGATCGCCGGGATCGGACAGGAGAACCTTGTTCGCATCCCCATCGCGGGCGACTGGCGCGGCATGGATCCGGACGCGCTGCGCGCCGCCATCGCCGCAGACCGCGCGGCGGGTCACCTGCCCGCGGGCCTGATCCTCAGCGTCGGCGCCACGGGGACAGGGGCCACTGACCCCATCGAGGCCTGCATGGATGTGGCCGAAGCCGAAGGGCTTTACACTCATGTCGATGCCGCCTGGGCCGGCTCTGCGATGATCTGTCCGGAATTCCGGCATTACTGGACCGGCACGCATCGGGCCAATAGCATCGTTTTCAATCCGCATAAGTGGCTGGGCGTACAATTCGACTGCTCTGCCCATTTTCTCAGAGACCCGTCGACCCTTGTCAAAACCCTCGCCATCCAGCCTGAGTATCTGAAAACACATGGAAAAGACGGGATCATCAACTATTCCGAATGGTCCATCGCCCTGGGCCGCCGCTTCCGCGCGCTCAAGATCTGGTTCGTCCTGCGAACCTATGGGCTGGAGGGGCTTCGCACCCGCCTGCGCGATCACATTGCCTGGTCTCGGGACCTGCATGACCGTCTCGCCGCCCATCCCGATTTCGAGATCGTGACCCCGCCCATGTGGTCTCTCTTTACCTTTCGCTATGCACCGCACGGTGGTGTCCCTGCGGGGACAGGCGACGCGCTGAACCAGCGGCTGGTCGATGCGATCAACGACGATGGCCGCATTTACCTGACACAAACCCGCGTGGATGGTGCGCTGGTGATCCGGTTTCAGGCGGGGCAGTTCGAGACGACGGAGGAGGATGTGCGCATGGCTTATGACGTGATCACCGAGATTGCAGGGGCGCTGCTTTGA
- a CDS encoding 5-carboxymethyl-2-hydroxymuconate Delta-isomerase, with amino-acid sequence MPHITLDYSPNMEERADIRALCDCLRKAAIATGVFPMPGIRVRALRVDHVSIADGAETHGYIDICVRLREGRDLETRQAAATALFDAARAFMTPVLNEFSVALSLELREIDDKLSPKTSTIRDHIET; translated from the coding sequence GTGCCACATATAACGCTGGACTATTCACCCAACATGGAAGAGCGCGCGGATATCCGTGCGCTCTGTGACTGTCTGCGAAAAGCCGCCATCGCGACCGGAGTGTTTCCCATGCCGGGTATCCGGGTGCGCGCCCTCAGGGTCGATCATGTTTCCATTGCGGATGGCGCGGAGACACATGGATATATCGACATCTGCGTCCGCCTGCGCGAAGGTCGGGACCTTGAAACCCGTCAGGCCGCCGCCACAGCGCTTTTCGATGCGGCCCGGGCCTTTATGACGCCTGTCCTGAATGAGTTTTCCGTCGCGCTCTCCCTGGAACTGCGCGAAATCGACGACAAGCTTTCGCCCAAAACCAGCACAATCCGGGACCATATCGAAACATGA
- the hpaE gene encoding 5-carboxymethyl-2-hydroxymuconate semialdehyde dehydrogenase, protein MTDLTANLDRLAPLLRQFRESGVGNHIAGQRSQATSGTHFTNTSPVDETEICAVARSGEDEIDAAARAAKAAFPDWRNLEGASRKAVLHQIADAIEARADDIAVLESWDTGQPIRFMAKAALRGAENFRFFADRAPAARDGHALPSPTLMNVTTRVPIGPVGVITPWNTPFMLSTWKIAPALAAGCTVVHKPAEFSPLTASLLVEICEAAGLPPGVLNVVQGLGEEAGRALTEHPDIRAIAFVGESKTGSAIMRQGADTLKRVHFELGGKNPVLVFDDADLDRALDAAIFMIYSLNGERCTSSSRLLVQSSIADDFLAKLTARVENLKVGHPLDPATEIGPLIHATHLSKVAGYFDTARREGAAIAAGGTVPEGPGHYVAPTLFTKATNDMAIARDEIFGPVLTAIPFDTEEDAIRIANDTAYGLTAYVWTNDLTRALRVTDRIEAGMIWVNSENVRHLPTPFGGVKASGIGRDGGDWSFEFYMEQKHIGFATGPHKIPKLGQG, encoded by the coding sequence ATGACGGATCTGACCGCTAACCTCGATCGTCTTGCGCCATTGCTCCGGCAGTTCCGGGAAAGTGGCGTTGGCAACCACATCGCCGGGCAGCGATCTCAGGCGACGTCGGGCACGCATTTCACGAATACTTCTCCGGTGGACGAAACCGAAATCTGTGCCGTCGCACGTTCGGGCGAAGACGAAATTGATGCCGCTGCACGCGCGGCAAAGGCGGCCTTCCCGGACTGGCGCAACCTCGAGGGAGCCTCCCGCAAGGCCGTTCTTCACCAGATTGCCGACGCGATCGAAGCACGCGCAGACGACATAGCGGTGCTCGAAAGCTGGGATACCGGCCAGCCGATCCGTTTCATGGCAAAGGCTGCCCTGCGAGGCGCCGAAAACTTCCGTTTCTTCGCCGATCGGGCCCCTGCCGCCCGCGACGGGCACGCTCTCCCTTCGCCCACATTGATGAATGTCACCACGCGTGTCCCAATCGGCCCCGTCGGCGTGATCACGCCCTGGAACACGCCGTTCATGCTGTCCACCTGGAAGATTGCCCCGGCCCTTGCCGCCGGGTGCACTGTCGTTCACAAACCCGCGGAATTCTCCCCGCTGACAGCCAGTCTGCTGGTCGAGATTTGCGAAGCGGCCGGTCTGCCCCCCGGCGTGCTCAATGTCGTCCAAGGTCTGGGGGAGGAGGCCGGGCGCGCGCTCACCGAACATCCCGACATCCGCGCCATCGCGTTTGTCGGTGAAAGTAAAACCGGCAGCGCGATCATGCGCCAGGGCGCCGACACCCTCAAGCGCGTCCATTTCGAACTGGGCGGCAAAAACCCGGTTCTGGTCTTCGACGACGCCGATCTCGACCGCGCGCTCGATGCCGCGATCTTCATGATCTACTCGCTGAACGGCGAACGCTGCACATCCTCGTCCCGTTTGCTCGTGCAATCGTCAATCGCCGACGATTTCCTCGCCAAACTCACGGCCCGTGTCGAAAACCTCAAGGTCGGCCACCCTCTGGACCCCGCCACCGAAATCGGCCCCCTGATCCACGCCACGCACCTCTCCAAGGTCGCGGGCTACTTCGACACCGCCCGCCGCGAAGGCGCCGCCATCGCCGCGGGTGGCACCGTTCCGGAAGGTCCGGGGCACTATGTGGCGCCCACCCTCTTCACGAAAGCCACCAACGATATGGCCATCGCCCGGGACGAGATCTTCGGCCCCGTCCTCACCGCCATCCCGTTCGACACCGAAGAGGACGCCATCCGCATCGCCAACGACACCGCCTATGGTCTCACAGCCTATGTCTGGACCAATGACCTGACCCGCGCCTTGCGGGTGACAGACCGGATCGAAGCGGGCATGATCTGGGTAAATTCGGAAAATGTCCGCCACCTGCCCACCCCGTTCGGCGGCGTCAAAGCCTCCGGCATCGGGCGCGACGGCGGGGACTGGTCCTTTGAGTTCTACATGGAGCAAAAACACATCGGTTTCGCCACCGGCCCGCACAAGATCCCCAAACTCGGCCAGGGCTGA
- the hpaR gene encoding homoprotocatechuate degradation operon regulator HpaR yields the protein MSTQKPLPSTSRSLPIALLRARERVMGPIRMMLTDVGITEQQWRVLRVLEETGPLDPTRISEKACLLLPSLTRILQKLEEKELILRSRDQTDRRRQVICITEAGEALIEANLSTSIALTERLRREMGQDRYEALLDLLNDLSNLDLDGMP from the coding sequence ATGTCCACACAAAAGCCCCTGCCGTCCACATCTCGGTCCTTGCCGATTGCGCTTTTGCGCGCGCGTGAACGGGTGATGGGGCCGATCCGGATGATGTTGACGGATGTCGGGATCACCGAGCAGCAATGGCGTGTATTGCGTGTGCTTGAGGAAACCGGTCCGCTGGACCCGACCCGTATCTCGGAAAAGGCGTGTTTATTGCTGCCGAGCCTGACGCGCATCCTTCAGAAGCTTGAAGAGAAGGAACTGATCCTGCGCAGCCGGGATCAGACCGACCGTCGGCGTCAGGTGATTTGCATTACAGAAGCGGGAGAGGCGCTGATCGAGGCAAATCTGTCCACAAGCATCGCGTTGACCGAACGGTTGCGCCGCGAAATGGGGCAGGATCGGTACGAAGCGCTTTTGGATCTGTTGAACGATCTGTCGAACCTGGATCTTGATGGGATGCCTTGA
- a CDS encoding circularly permuted type 2 ATP-grasp protein, producing the protein MTNIPAFFNEMYGRPDADDVPRPPYQEYCTWFSGEDVSRLRRKSTEAEALFRLTGITFNVYGMDEATERLIPFDLVPRILTAKEWTLLSRGIEQRVRAINSFLHDIYHRQEIVRAGRIPAEMIAQNEAFLPQMIGVAPPGNIYTHIVGTDLVRTGENEFYVLEDNARTPSGVSYMLENRETMLHMFPELFSRVKVRPVSQYPRSLRRSLTACLPPCCDGAPTLAVLTPGIHNSAYYEHAFLADQMGVELVEGHDLRVVDGRVAMRTTQGYKSIDVLYRRVDDDFLDPMNFDPGSMLGVPGILDVYRAGGITIANAPGTGIADDKAIYSYMPDIVEFYTGETAILKNVPTWRCSEKEALSYVLDNLSDLVVKEVHGSGGYGMLVGPAASKKELAAFRAKLQSKPANYIAQPTLSLSTVPILTKAGLAPRHVDLRPFALASPKGVEIIPGGLTRVALKKGSLVVNSSQGGGTKDTWVLED; encoded by the coding sequence ATGACAAATATCCCCGCCTTTTTTAACGAAATGTATGGCAGGCCGGATGCCGATGATGTGCCGCGACCGCCATACCAAGAATATTGCACATGGTTTTCCGGCGAAGATGTGAGCCGGTTGCGCCGCAAGTCGACCGAGGCCGAGGCCTTGTTTCGGCTGACCGGCATTACGTTCAACGTCTACGGTATGGACGAGGCGACTGAGCGGCTGATCCCCTTTGACCTTGTCCCGCGTATTCTGACGGCAAAGGAATGGACGCTTTTATCCCGCGGGATCGAACAGCGGGTTCGGGCGATCAACTCGTTCCTGCACGACATCTATCATCGACAGGAGATCGTGCGCGCGGGGCGGATCCCGGCAGAGATGATCGCGCAGAACGAGGCGTTCCTGCCGCAGATGATTGGCGTCGCGCCGCCGGGCAACATCTACACCCATATCGTGGGGACGGACCTCGTACGGACGGGGGAGAATGAGTTTTACGTTCTGGAGGACAATGCGCGCACCCCCTCGGGCGTCAGCTATATGTTGGAGAACCGGGAGACCATGCTGCACATGTTTCCCGAACTGTTCAGCCGGGTGAAGGTGCGTCCGGTCAGCCAGTACCCCCGAAGCTTGCGCCGGTCACTGACGGCCTGTCTGCCGCCCTGTTGCGACGGGGCGCCCACGCTTGCCGTGCTCACGCCAGGGATCCACAACTCCGCCTATTACGAACACGCGTTTCTGGCCGATCAGATGGGTGTCGAATTGGTGGAGGGGCATGATCTACGTGTGGTGGATGGCCGTGTCGCGATGCGGACCACACAAGGTTACAAGTCGATCGATGTCCTTTATCGCCGCGTGGATGATGACTTCCTGGATCCGATGAACTTCGATCCGGGGTCGATGCTGGGTGTTCCGGGTATTCTGGACGTGTATCGGGCGGGCGGGATCACCATCGCCAACGCGCCGGGAACGGGTATCGCCGACGACAAAGCAATCTATTCCTACATGCCGGACATCGTGGAATTCTACACAGGCGAGACGGCGATCCTTAAAAACGTGCCCACCTGGCGGTGTTCCGAGAAAGAGGCACTGTCCTACGTGCTGGACAATCTCAGCGACCTAGTCGTGAAGGAGGTGCACGGATCGGGCGGTTACGGCATGCTGGTCGGACCGGCGGCCAGCAAAAAGGAACTGGCCGCCTTCCGAGCCAAGCTGCAATCGAAGCCCGCCAATTACATCGCACAGCCGACGCTTAGCCTTTCCACGGTTCCCATTCTGACCAAGGCGGGGCTGGCACCGCGCCATGTCGACCTGCGACCCTTTGCTTTGGCGTCTCCCAAGGGGGTGGAGATCATTCCAGGTGGGCTGACGCGGGTGGCGCTTAAGAAGGGCTCGTTGGTGGTGAATTCCAGCCAGGGCGGCGGGACGAAAGACACCTGGGTGCTGGAGGACTGA
- a CDS encoding alpha-E domain-containing protein — MLGKTAGGVFWMLRYMERTENTARMIDAGLRISLTRSSAAESEWTSILTATGLWAAYKEKNDVVEGGRVINFLLRDKSNPGSVMSAVEAARTNARLVRTALTREVWEAVNECWMVLKDLLARPVRQQDLPVILQTVRQRAAYVRGSLHGTMVRNDIYDFARMGTFFERADNAARVLDVKYYILLPSIMHVGTASDNVQWETILRATSSTRAYQTLHEGEFDPRKIARFLILDRRSPRSLAFCYGKIADNLGYLAEDYGERLPCHRLVDQICNRFRTSSIDQIFEYGLHEFVTEFLIDSQALGRQIEIDYRFYE, encoded by the coding sequence ATGCTGGGCAAGACAGCGGGCGGCGTCTTCTGGATGCTGCGCTATATGGAGCGGACGGAAAACACCGCGCGGATGATCGATGCGGGGCTGAGGATCTCTCTGACCCGGTCGAGTGCGGCGGAGAGCGAGTGGACCTCGATCCTCACGGCGACGGGCCTTTGGGCGGCCTATAAGGAAAAGAATGACGTGGTCGAAGGCGGGCGCGTCATCAACTTCTTGCTCCGTGACAAGAGCAATCCCGGCAGCGTGATGTCGGCGGTGGAGGCGGCGCGGACCAATGCAAGGCTGGTGCGCACGGCGCTGACGCGCGAGGTCTGGGAGGCGGTGAACGAGTGCTGGATGGTGCTCAAGGATCTTCTGGCCCGGCCTGTCCGGCAACAGGATCTGCCGGTGATCCTGCAAACGGTACGGCAACGGGCGGCCTATGTGCGCGGCTCGCTGCACGGGACAATGGTGCGCAACGACATCTATGATTTCGCGCGGATGGGGACGTTTTTCGAACGCGCGGACAACGCCGCGCGCGTGCTGGATGTGAAATACTATATCCTGCTGCCGTCGATCATGCATGTGGGCACGGCGAGCGACAATGTGCAGTGGGAAACCATTCTGCGCGCGACCTCGTCCACCCGCGCCTATCAGACGCTGCACGAGGGGGAGTTCGATCCGCGCAAGATCGCGCGGTTTCTGATCCTCGACCGCCGCTCGCCCCGGTCGCTTGCCTTTTGCTATGGAAAGATCGCGGACAATCTGGGGTATCTGGCCGAGGATTACGGGGAACGGTTGCCGTGCCACCGGCTGGTGGATCAGATCTGCAATCGGTTTCGGACATCCTCGATCGATCAGATCTTTGAATATGGCCTGCATGAATTTGTCACGGAATTCCTGATCGACAGTCAGGCGCTGGGGCGGCAGATTGAAATAGACTACAGGTTTTACGAGTGA
- the hpaD gene encoding 3,4-dihydroxyphenylacetate 2,3-dioxygenase, which yields MPVPAPNLYPPFNIVRLSHVDYRVTDLAASRAFYVDTLGLQVTNETDTSLYLRAMEERGHHCISLTQANRADVGVLGFKLYDEPDLDQAETFFKSKGLPTVWIEKPFMGPTLRTRDPWGIPLEFYVRMDRLPSLHQTYRHYNGVKPLRIDHFNMFSADVDETVAFYNDMGFRTTEYTEDDETGRLWAAWMHRKGGVHDVAFTNGRGPRLHHSAFWVPTPLNIIDLLDLMATTGYVANIERGPGRHGISNAFFLYVRDPDGHRIEIYCSDYQTVDPDLEPIRWSLTDPQRQTLWGAPAPKSWFEEGSVFEDITPQEPALKAQPIVAP from the coding sequence ATGCCCGTCCCCGCGCCCAACCTCTACCCGCCCTTCAACATCGTCCGGCTCAGCCACGTCGACTACCGTGTCACCGACCTTGCAGCCTCCCGCGCCTTCTATGTCGACACGCTGGGCCTGCAGGTCACCAATGAGACCGACACAAGCCTATATCTGCGCGCCATGGAAGAGCGGGGCCATCACTGCATCTCCCTGACCCAGGCCAATCGGGCCGATGTCGGCGTTCTCGGTTTCAAACTCTATGATGAACCCGACCTCGACCAGGCGGAAACCTTCTTCAAATCCAAGGGCCTGCCCACCGTATGGATCGAAAAACCGTTCATGGGCCCGACCTTGCGCACCCGGGACCCGTGGGGCATCCCGCTTGAATTCTACGTTCGGATGGACCGGCTCCCCTCCCTCCACCAGACCTACCGGCATTACAACGGCGTCAAACCCCTGCGCATCGACCATTTCAACATGTTCAGCGCCGATGTGGACGAGACAGTCGCTTTCTACAACGACATGGGCTTCCGCACGACCGAGTATACCGAAGATGACGAAACCGGCCGCCTATGGGCCGCGTGGATGCACCGCAAGGGGGGCGTGCATGACGTGGCCTTCACCAACGGACGCGGCCCGCGCCTGCATCACAGTGCCTTCTGGGTGCCCACGCCGCTCAACATCATCGACCTGCTCGATCTAATGGCGACGACCGGGTACGTCGCCAATATCGAGCGCGGCCCGGGACGGCATGGCATTTCCAACGCCTTTTTCCTCTATGTCCGCGACCCCGACGGCCACCGGATCGAGATCTACTGCTCCGATTACCAGACCGTCGATCCCGACCTCGAACCCATCCGCTGGAGCCTCACCGACCCGCAACGCCAGACCCTCTGGGGCGCCCCCGCGCCGAAAAGCTGGTTTGAGGAAGGCAGCGTGTTCGAAGACATCACACCGCAAGAGCCTGCCTTGAAGGCTCAACCCATCGTAGCCCCGTGA